The Vibrio orientalis CIP 102891 = ATCC 33934 genome segment GCACAGAGCATTACGCAGACATTATCGAAATGCTTGAGCAGAAAATTGATGCTCCGAAGATAGGCGAAATCCCTTATGTACCTTCAGTGAAACGCCAAGGGTTAGCAAAATATATCGATGTTTCACCACTAATTGGGTAGAAACTGACAAAAAGTAAAACGGCTGCCAAATGGCAGCCGTTTTCATTAACTGGGCAAATTACTTGTCGTGGTTAAGACCCATCAACGCAGATTGCGTTTCGATGATGCGCTTTTGCGTTTTATCTTCAGAAGAAATACCTAACTGCTTTTTGGCTTCTTCTTCAGAAAGTCCTAAATGACAGCACAACAGATCAATAGCCATTTGATAGTCGTTAGTTTCAACCATGATTCGATTCCTTTGTTCCATGGATTTTCTCATCTACCCTAAATCTAACATGTCTAATTTGTTCGGCAATACTACCAAAGTCTAACGTCTTGCCCGTGAGTTCACAGACTGATTCGACGAGCTATCGTGGTATCAATGCATTGAGTTTGGTTAATAAAAGAAATGAATATAGAAATCAAATGTTTCAATTTGCTGCTTAACCTTGTAATTAAAAGGAATAGACTATATCTATAGGGTTAAGAACAAGCTAGAGAGCAACGTATCTTTAGCAATAATAAAATGCTTCCGTTTTTTTGGAGAAAAGTAATGAAGCGAGTAATGTTATTTCTTGCGACCAACTTAGCTGTTGTTCTGGTACTAAGTGTTGTGCTGAACATTGTATATGCAATGACAGGTATGCAACCGGGCAGTCTATCAGGCTTGCTTGTGATGGCTGCTGTATTTGGTTTTGGTGGCTCGTTCATCTCTTTGATGATGTCAAAGGGGATGGCGCTGCGTTCGGTGGGCGGTATGGTTATCGAGAGCCCACGTAATGAGACTGAGCACTGGCTAATAGAAACGGTTCGCCGTCAATCTGAGCAAGTCGGCATCGGTATGCCGACCGTCGCTATTTATGATTCAGCAGATATCAACGCGTTTGCGACAGGTGCAAAGCGCAATGACTCTCTTGTCGCAGTATCGACGGGTCTACTACATAATATGACTCGTGATGAGGCAGAAGCGGTCCTTGCGCACGAAGTGAGCCATATTGCCAATGGTGACATGGTCACAATGACCTTGATGCAAGGCGTGGTTAACACCTTTGTTATCTTCCTATCGCGTTTTATTGCCAATATCGTTTCGTCAAACAGTGACGAGGAAGAGGGTGGCAGTAACATGATGGTTTACTTTGGTGTAAGTATGGTGCTTGAATTGGTGTTCGGTTTCTTGGCGAGCTTTATCACCATGTGGTATAGCCGACATCGTGAATTCCATGCTGATGCTGGCGCGGCGCAACTTGTGGGTAAACATAAGATGATCGCAGCGTTAGAGCGTCTAAAAATGAGTCAAGAATCTCAGCTTGAGGGTTCAATGATGGCATTTGGTATTAATGGTAAACAGTCACTGACTGAACTGTTAATGAGCCACCCGCCGTTGGACAAACGCATTACGGCACTACGTAACTCGTAACGAAAACTCACTGTTTTGTTGAAAAGGCTTGGTTTATAACCAAGCCTTTTTTTGATCTATCCTTTTATTACCTGCGTACAACACTTCAAAATTAGAATTGACAGTGATGGTAGCTAACTGCTTTTTACTGAAATAGCGTTGAGGGAGATTGAATGGATGTTCAAACGGTAGGGCAGTTGTATCAACAGCTGAATAAAGCAAACTTACACATACTGTCAGATGTTTACCACCAAGAAGTGATATTTGAGGATGCTGCACACCGGCTTGAAGGTTGGCCTGCATTGGAAAGTTACTTCGAATCTTTGTATGCCAATGTCAAACGTTGCGAGTTTGAGATTCAACATCATCAACAATCAGGTGACACGGGTTTTCTGACTTGGGTGATGTGTTTAGAGCATCCCAAGCTTTCGAAGGGTGCGCGTATCTATGTCAACGGTGTTAGCCATTTGAAATTCAGTCAAGGGCGAGTCATTTATCACCGCGACTACTTTGATTTGGGCGAAATGTTGTATGAAAACTTACCCTTACTGGGTTCGGTGATTAGAACCATCAAGCAGAGGCTAGGTCAATGAGTGGTGTCTTGATCACAGGCGCCACCTCCGGGATTGGTCTGCAATTGGCAAAGGATTATGCCTCTGCGGGTGTGGATGTGTTGGCATGTGGCCGCAACCAAACGATTCTTGAACAACTTTCTTCGCGCTATTCTAATCTTACTCCTTTAATGTTCGACCTGACCGATGTAGAGCAGACGGAAAAGGTTTTTAAATCCCTCCCTTTCATCCCCAAGTTATGGATTTTTAATGCGGGTGATTGTGAATATATGGAACAAGGGAAAGTCGATGCCAGTTTGATGAAACGTGTATTTGATATCAACGTTATTGGTCTATCCAATGTTATCCAAGCGAGCCAACAATATTATGAGGCGGGTCATCATATCGGTATCGTAGGCTCAATTGCCAGTGAAGTCGCTCTCCCCAGAGCAGAGGCATACGGCGCATCAAAAGCCGCCGTCAGTTATCTTGCGCGTACGTTACAAGTCGATCTAAAGCCTAAGAAGATAGATGTGTCTGTCATTTATCCAGGTTTTGTCAAAACGCCTTTAACTGACAAAAACACCTTTGAGATGCCAATGCTTATTTCTGTAGAAAGAGCTTCACAAGAGATTCGCGACGGCCTTAATACTCGCAAAACCCATATCTATTTTCCTCGGAAATTCACCACCATTTTACGTTTGATTGGCTTGTTGCCTTATCGTTGGCAAAACGCCATTACCTCCAAATTAGTCGCTCAAGGATAGGGGAATTACAATGAAAATAGCAATCATAGGCACTGGTATATCTGGTTTAACTTGCGGCTATTATTTACACAAGCAGCATGATATCACCCTGTTTGAAGCGAACGATTACATTGGTGGTCACACT includes the following:
- a CDS encoding SDR family NAD(P)-dependent oxidoreductase, giving the protein MSGVLITGATSGIGLQLAKDYASAGVDVLACGRNQTILEQLSSRYSNLTPLMFDLTDVEQTEKVFKSLPFIPKLWIFNAGDCEYMEQGKVDASLMKRVFDINVIGLSNVIQASQQYYEAGHHIGIVGSIASEVALPRAEAYGASKAAVSYLARTLQVDLKPKKIDVSVIYPGFVKTPLTDKNTFEMPMLISVERASQEIRDGLNTRKTHIYFPRKFTTILRLIGLLPYRWQNAITSKLVAQG
- the htpX gene encoding protease HtpX, whose amino-acid sequence is MKRVMLFLATNLAVVLVLSVVLNIVYAMTGMQPGSLSGLLVMAAVFGFGGSFISLMMSKGMALRSVGGMVIESPRNETEHWLIETVRRQSEQVGIGMPTVAIYDSADINAFATGAKRNDSLVAVSTGLLHNMTRDEAEAVLAHEVSHIANGDMVTMTLMQGVVNTFVIFLSRFIANIVSSNSDEEEGGSNMMVYFGVSMVLELVFGFLASFITMWYSRHREFHADAGAAQLVGKHKMIAALERLKMSQESQLEGSMMAFGINGKQSLTELLMSHPPLDKRITALRNS
- a CDS encoding nuclear transport factor 2 family protein codes for the protein MDVQTVGQLYQQLNKANLHILSDVYHQEVIFEDAAHRLEGWPALESYFESLYANVKRCEFEIQHHQQSGDTGFLTWVMCLEHPKLSKGARIYVNGVSHLKFSQGRVIYHRDYFDLGEMLYENLPLLGSVIRTIKQRLGQ